CACAATTAAGTCCTTTTCATTCTAGATACTAGTAACATTTTGAACTCACATTTTTGATTACCTGCTTCTGGTTGCTGTGTCTAAACCCTGTATGGGCCAGCAATGCTTCTCGTACCCTATGCTCCCGCATGGTCTTGGTCCAGCATCTTTGGAAGGCTCACTCCAGCCCTGTTCACAGAACAGGAATAAGTCCAGAAATAAGTTTCTCAGGTTGGAGATAAGGCCTTGAAATACTGTTGTAGGATCCTGGCCCTGGCCAAGGAGCATACAATTTTCCAACAATTACCACTGAGCCTACCAAGGATTAATGTGAGGTTCAGCCACCAAGTTGCAATAGCCAGCTATGGGGGCTTTGTTCCAGAAGTGCAGGGTCCCTGGTGGCAAGTGCTTGTGGGGAACCAGGGCCTCACCTGATGTGGAAGATGTAATGGTCCTGAAATGGAATGCCTACAAATGGCTAAGCATGTAGAAATCTATAAGCTGTTGTTTGGTTTAAGAGTTCTTTTGCACAAGACCTTTTATTTGTgggataaggtctaggtttcagAGCATTTCAAAACTGACAGGTATTAGTAGGAAACTTGTCATTTTTTGGAGAAGATAGAGACAGTGAAAGAACAGAACTAAACATaactatgttgaataaataagtgtTGGGCTTCTCAACCAATATGTTTTAGTAACTTACTAGTTAAATGATAGGGACTGTTACCCATAAAAATCCTTGGGTAAAACAAAGACATTGGCTAATCCCGTGAAATGCTCTAACCATCCCTTCACTGCACTTTGTCAGATATTTCTGAGATGTATCAGTCTATTGGAAGCCACTTGGGAAAAGTTCCATTCCATAAATCCTtgtggagaggcagaaagagataaaaaaaaaaattctaaacttgCAGAACttttttgggggcgggggggggcgtgGTTGATGGGAAAACTAGATAATCAAGTAAGTGAGTTATTATAAACCTATCCACAGATTCAGGGGAAGCAATTTATAAACTTATGGCATAGttaaggcagagaagaggaagcaaattATCCGAAATTGTTCATCTTGTACAATAAACACCATTACCTTCCTCCAGACTTGGCTATTTCAGCCAACAGTGCCATCAGTTTCATACCAATGCAGGTTCGAAGAGTCAGGCAATTCCACCTGCTTTGGGAAGCTTTCCCTAATTTCCTAGCCTCCTGTCTCACCCTTCTTTATGGATCCAGTCAGGAATCATCTCATCTGGATGTCCACCCAGCCAGCCCttgatgattttgttttataCCTTCACAGTGTCAATGCCCAGCAGCGTTCTAAAAACTGCATGTGCTCAAAAGCCACCTGACAGTGGTAGGCATTAGTTACTAAAAACAGGCCGCTGTGTGGAAATCAGCACATAGGCAGCAGACTCCCTTAAGTCAAGGTCTAGAGTATCACCTTGTCTTCTCCTCACACACTGCAGCCTGGGACTAAGTCCACTGGCTTCTATTTTCTGGGACCAAATCCTCCTCTTACAGCAGAGGGGATACACAAAGGAGTGGGGGGGGGCCCAGGGCACAGGACTCATGAAACGAATCCAGCTTTTCTGTAAGAGACAGTTGTGTGACAAAGTGAGTATAGGTGGCCAACCCCTGAGTACTGAGTGGTTCTCACTGAGTTATTTGGGCTGGATATGCCCTTAGCAACGCTCACTAGGACAGCATGCCACTACCTTCTGTACCATACCTCAGGTCCTGCCTGTGAAGCAGGCTGGAACTGtaggccttcttttgaggtcctcCCATAATATGCCTTCATGAGGTCCTGTTCCCACCTTTCAGGTATGATCCCCTGAGGCAGAATGTTGAGAACACAGGAACATAACAGCCACAACAAGCTAAGGCCTGGGCAGTGAGGAGATCCAAACTTTAACAAGCAAAAGACATCAAAAAACAAGCAAGTACCAGAGGTCAACAGGCAAAGTTCCTCAAAACCAGAAGAGGCCCAGTAGTCCAACAAGGGTAACTAAGAGGGTGGTAACACGTGGGAAAGAGTGATAAAGACTGAAAATGGATGAGCAGCAAATGAAGGTGCCTAACTGTGAGGCAGCTTTCTAGCTCAGGCTCAGCTACCTCACATTCCTTTTACCACGGGGTGAACCAGTCCTGAGCTGCCCTGGTGGGAAGGCTTGTTGATGATGAAGACTGCAGAAGCTGGTTGGCAGGGTAGTGGtttgggggatgggatacaggtaGAGGTATCTTCCCACCAGCTTCACACTCGAGAGGAGTCCGTGTTTCAGAACTTATCTTTTTCCTTACACacaagctatttttatttttcctcatttcctttgaAGGATCAGACTGAAAGTCAAATCTCTGAGGTTTGGGTTCATCCTTCAAAATACCTGATACAActtttgcagatattttcctCATATTTAAGTTCTCTTTCAAAATGAGTCTAACGGTTTCTTTATCTAAATTTAACTCTTCCGCCATCATCCTCACGGTCAACCGCCTGTTTGAACAAACCAAGTCCTTGACCTTCTGGATATTTTCATCCGTCCGGTGGGTGACTGGACGACCACTTCGGGCGTCATCTCGGACATCTTCCCGCCCTTCTTTAAACCTTTTGTGCCAGTCGAAAACTCGGGCCCTTGACATGACTTCATCTCCATAAGCTTCTTTTAAAAGGTGGTGGGTCTCACTTGCGGACTTGTTCAGTTTGACGCAGAATTTTATACTAATCCTTTGTTCTAGATAGCGGTCACTCATTCTGGCACTTCAACAGCACACGAAAGTGAAAAGACCACAGCTGTAAAGGGAAGAGAGCGGAACCAATCTTTTATAGGGCTCCAAGTGGAATCATGTGGCTCGTAACGATCCTCCAGAAGCCTCACCAGGGAAAAGTAACTGCTTCTCTTGAGTCTTCGTCCCGCAGCTTCCGGTTGACGGGGGAAACCCGTCCTGAAAAGCTAACAGGGCTTAAGATTAGCTGCAAAACTGGGGAAAATGAAATCTCCTACACGTCTCCGTTCAACTTGTGCACGCAGGTCTGCGGAAAGTGGGCAAATCAGTCAGCAAGGTCTTTTAATTCCGCGGCCCTTCAGCGTCTATGGCGATTTCTGCAATAGAGACCTAAGTGGTGGCAACGTAAGCAAGCAAGGAGAAATATAACGTGCAAGCTCGCCGCCCCAGGTCTGCGGAAACCCCCGCACGCCAAACGTACCGACGGTGCCGAGGGCTCGCCAGCTCTAGAGTTCCGGGAGACATGCCCGCATGCGCAAAGCCATCTCCTGGCGGGGTAGGTTGCGCGCACGCTCACTGCGGCAGCCCGCGCCAGGCCTCGCCTGCACCTCGCCACACCCCGGCCGGGGCGCTTCTTTGCGCGTGCCCGCCGGCGGGGAAGTCGGCGGaaaggagggggcgggggaggaaggcTGAGGGAAGAGAGGGCACCCCCGGGCGCCAGGGTGCATTGTGGGAAGGAGGCGGCAGCGTCCCGGGCGGGCGGGAGGTGCAccagcggcagcggcggcggcggcggtaaATCCTCCCGGCCACTCACAGCACTGTGGAGCCGCGTCCCCAGCCCGGCCTCGGACCGCGGCGCCCCTCCTGCCCCTCGCGGCTTCTCGCCCGCCGTCCCTCCCCCCGGCGCGCCGGCCTTGCCGAGCCGGCCGGCCGGCCTGGCTCCCCTCCCCGGCCCCGACGGGCGGGCGGGCTGCCCTgaggaggcggggaggggagggctgggccGGCCGGCGGGTGGGCTACGATGCCGAACTTCTGCGCTGCCCCCAACTGCACGAGGAAGAGCACGCAGTCGGACCTGGCCTTCTTCAGGTTCCCGCGGGATCCGGCCAGGTAAGCGGCGGGCGCGGAACCGGCGGCCTGGGCCCACCTTCGCGGGGCGCGCTGCGCGCTGCCAACCGCCGGCTCGGGTGCTGCGTGGGGAGTGGGCCACGGTCGTCGACCCCAGCCTCGGCCGCAGGTGGGGAACGGGCCTGGAGCAGCGGGCCGGCGGGCGCCCGGGGACCTGGGAGCACGTGCGCCTGCGGGGGCTCGGCGCGGCAGGCACCACCCGAAGGAAGAGGATACTGGGGCCGCGTGCAGGCGGGATGAGCGGGGTTCTCGCCCTGCTTAGGTTGCTTGGGTGACCTCGGGCAGGTCGCTTTTCCCTATAGGGTTTAGTTTCCTTAGCTGTCAAAAGAGGGACTTGGATTCTACAGTTGGGGTCACCAGGGCCCGCCCTTCTCCTTGCCATTATCCCCGGGAGCAGTGTTTCTTTTTGGAGTCCGGTCACCTTCTTTGATCTTGTCAGGTCACAATTATTTGCTCCGTCGGATTTGATCctggttcaaattctggctctgacCGTTACTCATTGTCTCATTTGGTTATCCTGGGGATGGTTATCCTGGGGATAAGGGAGGGTagggttggggggcggggtaCGCCTGTGGGCGTGGGAATGGGTATTGAAATGTCTTGCTTGAGGTAACTCACACT
The genomic region above belongs to Neovison vison isolate M4711 chromosome 7, ASM_NN_V1, whole genome shotgun sequence and contains:
- the GVQW3 gene encoding protein GVQW3 isoform X1: MSDRYLEQRISIKFCVKLNKSASETHHLLKEAYGDEVMSRARVFDWHKRFKEGREDVRDDARSGRPVTHRTDENIQKVKDLVCSNRRLTVRMMAEELNLDKETVRLILKENLNMRKISAKVVSGILKDEPKPQRFDFQSDPSKEMRKNKNSLCVRKKISSETRTPLECEAGGKIPLPVSHPPNHYPANQLLQSSSSTSLPTRAAQDWFTPW
- the GVQW3 gene encoding protein GVQW3 isoform X2: MSDRYLEQRISIKFCVKLNKSASETHHLLKEAYGDEVMSRARVFDWHKRFKEGREDVRDDARSGRPVTHRTDENIQKVKDLVCSNRRLTVRMMAEELNLDKETVRLILKENLNMRKISAKVVSGILKDEPKPQRFDFQSDPSKEMRKNKNSLCVRKKIIICVFWVCTVNKFSTSSDSVPHLSRLYGTSGNESITSCFPISSLAATLAPIKDMSMQLIKTNLEAFWRCPSDVLPAAHTVVPRLQRWSQAQRSF